AGTTCCTGTTTTTTGGATTAATGCCGTCTGGATTTCCGGGCGCAGTAAATGGTTTTCGATCCCTTGTTCCTTGTCGAGACTATTGTCATAAAGGACTTTACCATCATGATCTACTATCGTTAATCGTAAGTTGGAGGGCATAAGTACGAGTACATTCTTTAAAGAATCCATTTGCCCGTTGTTTATCAGATGATATTGTTGAACATAGCGGGCGATGATGTCGGAGTAATCGTCCAGCGTGGTACGCAAGGTCTCCGTTTTATAGGCTTTTTCCCGGTTCTGTTGGAAAAAGGTAATGACAACCGTGAAGACGGCGAATACAATGAAGAAGTAAATGAACAACTTCTGTTTATAGGATAATTTCATTGGAAATAGTTTTTGTATTAACGTTTAAAGTTCCACGCAATAGCCGTACCCGGAACGATTTGCGATGTGTTTTCCCTGTTCGCCCAGTTTTTTTCTCAGTCGGGTGATGTGTACGTCGACGGTACGTTCAAGCACGTAGCTGTCGTCACTCCATACTTTATTGAGTATGTCTTCGCGGGAGAATATTTTTCCGGGAGATTGTGCCAGCATGTTTAATATTTCAAATTCCTTTTTGGTAATCGGGATGAGCCGGTCGTGGATGGAGACACATTTTGTGCTTAAATCGATGTGCATCTCGCCTATATCGATCACCTGTTTTTTATTGGCAGCATTCAACGAACCTGCTCTTTTCAAGACGGCTTTCACTCTTGCCGAAACTTCCTTAATCGAGAAAGGTTTGGATATATAATCGTCACCTCCGATATTGAAACCGGTGAGCATGTCATTTTCCGTGTCTTTGGCCGTCAGAAAGATGATCGGGGTCGAGTTGTGAAGATCTTTCCGAAGTTTCTCCGCCATCTTGAACCCTGACATTCCTCCCATCATCACGTCCAGCAGGATTAGATCATATTCCTCGGTCAGCATCTTTAGAGCCTCTTCTGCGGAGGGCGCGGTGTCGACTAGGTAACCTTCGCTCTCCAAGTTGAATTTTAAAATTTCTCTCAGGTCCTCTTCATCGTCAACCACTAACATCCGTTGTTTATCCATTGCTCTAAAATTTAGTTGTTATGAATATGTTTTGCGTTCTTCCCTTCCATCAAGTAAATGGCCGCTTCAGCAATGTTTGTGGCGTTGTCCCCGATTCGTTCAATGTTGTATGACATCCCACTAAGGGAAAGGGCATCCAGCATATCTTGATCTTTGATCGTTTTGCCGACAAAGTGAAGAGGTATCCCGTGAATGATTTCTTTGTGGTTGTTGTCCACGAGGTCATCCGTCCGGATAATCTCTTTTGCCAAATTCTCGTCTTCACACGTAAAGGCAAAGATAGCATTTTGTGTCATTTTTTTTACCGTTTCCAATTGTAATAAAATGGTTGGGTGGAAAGATGCGTAAAGGGAACCCTGTAATTCAACTTCCCGGAGGAAGTCGGCAATATTGAGCAACAGGTCACCGATGCGTTCCAGATAGGCTGTCATATCATGATAGGACATGATCTTTCGGCAATCACTGGCTCTGGGGCAGTAAAGTACGATGGAGTTGATGACTTCATCCCTGATTTTTACTTCCAGACCGTCAATGATAACTTCATTATGTTCGATCTTCGTGTATAATTTACCGTCTTTGTTGTCGTGGGTTGCGGTGATAACGAGTTCCATCTGTTGTAGTACGATGGTGGATAAGACTTCAAAGTCTTCTTTAATCTTTTCCAGGTATTTTTCTCTTATGGTAGTCATGTGGTGTAAGCTAAAAGTTATAAGCTAAAAGTTAATAAGGAATGTGTTTATAGAGAGAGTTCGATCTAAACTCATAAATCAAAAATTATTTTATCCGAATTGCCCCGTCAAGTACTCTTCCGTGCGTTTGTCACTTGGGTTTGTGAACATCTTCTGGGTTTCGTCGTATTCGATTAAATGACCGAGGTACATGAACATCGAGTAATCCGATATACGGGCAGCTTGTGACATATTATGTGTGACAATCAAGATTGTGAATTCGTTTTTCAGATCCAGCAACAACTCTTCGATTCGATTGGTGGCAATCGGGTCCAAGGCTGAGGTCGGTTCATCCATTAGTAAAACCTTCGGTTTTAGTGAAAGAGCCCGGGCAATGCATAGCCGTTGCTGCTGACCACCGGAAAGGAAGGTCCCTTTCTTGAATAGGGAGTCTTTCACTTCGTCCCATAACCCCACGTTTTTAAGGCTTTCCTCTACTAACTGGTCTTTTTCCTGCTTGGGAAGAGAAATCCCGTTCAATTTATACCCGGCAATCACGTTGTCATAAATGCTCATCGTGGGGAACGGGTTCGGGCGTTGGAATACCATTCCCGCCATGCGTCGTACTTCCATGGGGTTTGTCTTTAATATATTTTTCCCGTTCAGGAGAATCTCTCCCGTGGTCTTGATGTCCGGGTACAATTCGTGCATCCGGTTGATCGCCCGTAACAAGGTACTCTTTCCACATCCGGAGGGGCCCATGATAGCCGTGATTTTCTTTTCTGCAATATCTGCGCTAACTTCTTCTACCGCGTTTTTTCCCGGGGTGTACGAAATGGAAACTTTTTTAAGTTGTAATATAGGATTTGTGATAACCATGATTAATTTTAGATTTTAGATTTTAAATTTTAGATTGAAAGTCTGTTTGTAATGCAATTTAAAATTTAAAATTTACAATTATTGAACTCTCCATTTTTTTGCAATTTGTTTTGCTATAATATTGAGGGTTAGAATTAACATTAACAGGAAGAGGGAGGAACTCCAGATCATGTCGATCAGGTTCGGGTCATTGTAAAACTCCCAGATCAACAAGGGAACCGCACTCGTGGGTTTCAACACGTCCCAGTTGATGGCGGTGCTACCCAAGGCTGTTAACATCAGGGGAGCGGTTTCTCCCATAACCCGGGAAATAGCTAGCAAGATACCCGTGAACAATCCCCCGAAGGCTGCGGGTAACAATACTTTCAGAATGACACTGGTGTAGGAGGCTCCTAATGCAAGTCCGGCCTCTTTCAAACTTCCCGGGAGCATCTTTAACGTCTCTTCCGTGGAACGCACGATTAACGGGAGCATCATGATACTAAGGGCGACACTTCCCGCGAGGGCGGAATAACTACCTAGGGGTTTCACGACCCAGGCATAAGCGATAATGCCGATTACGATGGAAGGGCTACCTTGAATCAGATCTGTCAAGAAACGAGTGATGTTCGAAAATTTGGTCTTCGGGTGTTCCGAGAGGTGGATGCCGACCATGATTCCAATAGGGATAGCAATAATTGCGGCTAGGACAACCATGAGTAATGTTCCGGTAATTCCGTTTGCAATTCCGCCCGGAATAATGTCTCCCGTACCTCTGGCCAGCATGGCGTCCAAAGTACTTGGAGCGCTCTCCGTGAAAAAGTTCCAATTAATCTGTTTGTAGCCTTTTTTGATCAATTCCCAGATGATGGCGAATAACGGGATTACCGTCAGAGAGGCCAGAAAACAGGTCGTGTAGAAAAAGACCTTGTTTTTTATCGTTCTATATCTTAAACTACTCATTGTTGCAATCAATTAAGTTTCTTGATGATGAGTTTTGCTACTAGATTGATGATTGCCGTGATCAGGAATAATAGTAACCCGATGGCAATCAAGGAGCTTAATTTTAACCCGTCTGCCTCTCCGAACTGGTTCGCGATGATACTGGCCATCGTGTTACCCGTGTCTGCCAGTGAGGTGGGCAGGTTATTCGTGTTGCCGATAAGCATGGTTACTGCCATGGTTTCTCCAAGAGCCCGTCCCAGGGCTAGGATATAGCTGGCAAATACTCCGGAACCGGCAGAGGGAAAAGTGACTGTTCTGATCACCTCGTAGCGGGTGGCTCCCAAACTATATGCAGCCTCTTTCAGTTCGTTGGGAACCATGGATATGAACTCGCCACTGAGGGAGGATGCATAGGGGATGATCATGATTGCCAGAATAATGGATGAGGTCAATACTCCGAATCCTTGTGAATTGACACCCATCTCGATGATGATCGGGCGGAAGGTATAAAATCCCCATAATCCGTACACGATCGAGGGAATTCCCGCGAGTAAATCTATAATGGAACTGATGAACGTGGCAATTTTTTTACCTCGAAAGAATTCACCCGTGAAAAGTGCCACGGGCAGAGAAAATGGGATACAGAATATAAGTGCCAGAAAAGAGGTTAGGAGGGTTCCCACGATAAAGGAAAGGGCTCCATAAGTTTCTCTGTCCGGATGGGGATCCCATTCTGTTGATCCGATAAACTGGAAGAATCCGTAATGGCTGAGAGCCGGGATCGAGCCGCTGACCAGTGAATAGATCATGCCGGCACTAATCAGTAGAATCAGGATACAACAAATAGAGAGTAGCCGTTTAAAAATAAGATCACGCATAGTTAGTTACAAGTTACAGGTTACAAGTTACAGGTTGGCAAGATTCAACTTGCAACCTGTAAACTTGTAACTTTATTAATTCAGGACTTTTTTGCCCTCGAAACTTATAGAGTTTAATAGTGTTTTGGCGTTAGCCACGGCTGATTGAGGAAGGGGTGAGTAATGAACTTTTGTAGTCAATGCTTGTGCTTCCGGGCTTAACATCCAATCGAGTAATTTCACGGTTGCTTGTGCTTGTGCTAGGGTTCTGTTTGCATAAGCTTGTTCCTTGTAAAGGATAATCCAGGTGAAACAACTGATGGGGTAAGCGTCCGGTGCGGAAGAGTTCGTGATCATGGTACGAGTATCTGCCGGCATTTCACCTTTTGCTGCCGCGGAAATACTTTCCGTGTTCGGTGTGATGAAATTACCGGAAGAGTTCTTCATCTGGGCCATCGGGATGTTCAGAGAAAATGCGTACTCTGATCCTACGTATCCGATCGCTCCGGGGGTTTGGCTGATTGTTCCGGCTACACCGGGATTACCTTTAGCTGCCAAGCCTGCCGGCCATTTCAATGATTTACCTGTACCCACGTTTTCTTTCCAATCATTGCTTACTTTCGTCAAGTAATCACTGAAAACGAAGGTGGTTCCGCTACCGTCTGAACGGTATACCGGGGTTAATTCTTTGTCCGGAAGAGTTACTCCGGGATTTAATTCCTGAATTTTAGCATCATTCCATTTGGTGATTTTGCCCAGATAGATGTCGGCAACAACTTCTCCGGAAAGTTTTAATTCTTTCACTTCCGGTAAATTGTAAGCCATAACCACGGCTCCCATACAAGTCGGGATGTGTACCGTTGCGTAGGGCATCTCTTGCATCTCAGCATCAGACAGGTAGGCATCCGATCCCCCGAAATCAACAATCTTGTCTTTCAGGCTTCTGATACCACCACCACTACCAATACCCCCGTAAGTCACGGCGTTACCCGTTTTCTCTTGGTAGGTCTTGAATGCTAGGTTGTAGAATGGTAAGGGGAAAGTAGCCCCGGCTGCAGCGATGTTCATTTTTTTGCTTTCGGACTCTTTGTTCTTCTTCGAGTTCCCGCAAGATGCAATAGCGATAGCTAAAATAAGGATCAATAAATTTTTCATTTCTGATAGTATTAATTTCAACGTCTTCTGATTCATTTATTACACTGCAAGTTTAGATGAATCTTGTTACACGAATGTTGCGCATTTGTTACATTAATGTTACAACTTGAATTCGATGTTTAGATAGACGAAAGAGCTTGATTTACCGTCTCTTGGGTTCCAAGTGGAAAAATTCGGGGCGATTTTTAGTTGTTTGATCGGGGCATATTGAACACCTACTAAGATTCGTTGTCCGTCAGCACTGCTCCAATCATCTTTGGAACCTAGGTTATCATATCTTCCGAAGAGGTTGAATTGATCTTCCAGCTTGATAGTAGAATAAACGGAGAATCCGGATTGGTCGTTGTCTTCCTTGAACTTGGTGTTATACATTTGGTTGTATTCAGCTCCGATGGAGAATAACTCGTGTTTGTAACCGGCGAAGAAGGCTAAATTCTGTTGATCTTTCGTCTCGTCTCCTTCAATGTTCTTACTGGCAAGATCGTAATAAGCGCGAAGAGTCAAATTTTTAACGGGAAGAATTGTTGCTCCCACGGCATACCTGTATTTGTTGTCACCGTTCAATTTTTTGTAACCTTCCCCGTTGCTGATCGTGATGTCGGCAGAGAGCCATTTTGTAAATTTGTATTTACCCAAGATACCCATATCTGCGCTGGAACCGAATTTATACTCGTCTTGGAAGGATTTCATGATATAACGGTATCCCCAGAATTTTTCCTGTACGTTGAATTGCTCCAAACCGATCAAACCGAAATCCAGCGTGAAATTACCCGTCTTCCAGCTTAACATGGCATTCTTGATATACGCCACTCTTTCGAGGTCGGAACCTGAAACTTTGGTGGAACCCATGTCAAAAACAACTTTTCCGCTTAATTTTTCTGTCAAGGAGAATTGGTACCCAAGATAAGCACGATCAAGAGCGAATCCGGATTCTTTATTTGCATTTCCAATTCCGGCATGATAGTTCGCGAAAACGGTAACAATCGGTTGTCCCTTGATTTGGAATTTCTTCTTTTCTTCTTGTTTCTGCCCGAAACTACTTAAACAAATAGCAGCTAAAACCACACTAATTAAAATCCTTTTCATTTGTCAAACTTTTAGTTAATATTAAAATAAATACCTCTTGTTTTCGGCAGCTAAAGTAGACTGAAAAGGTTTCCTAAATAATACGATTCCGTTACATCAATGTTACATTTATTAGGTTTGTTTATTGTCTTTTGAAGATCGAGAAATTAACACTACCGTACCGGCGGTGTTCGAAAAAGTTGGGTTCCGAGGAGAAGTCCACGGTGCTGGGGTGTTCGATAATGGCGATTCCGTCCGGGGCCAGTAGATCGTTATTGAAAATGGCAGCCGGAATCTCGTTGATTTTTTCCAGGTTGTAAGGAGGGTCCGCGAAAATGATGTCAAAGGTCGTTCCGTTCAGTTTTTTACAAGCGATAAACACGTCTGTTTTGAAAATGGTCATATTCTTGAATCCCAATTGGACGGCCGTCTTTTTTATAAAGGCGTAATGGTTATAGTTCAGTTCGATAGAAACTATTTTTCCTGCACCCCGGGATGCGAATTCGTAACTGATACTTCCCGTTCCTGCAAAAAGATCCAGTACGGAGGCATCCTCAATATCTATATAATTGTTGAGGACATTAAATAAATTCTCTTTGGCAAAATCCGTTGTCGGACGGGCTTTGAAATTTTTGTCGGGTGTGATGATTTTACCTTTGTGTGTACCGCTTATAATCCGCATCGATGAAGATTTAACAAGTGAGTAAAATGAGAACTGTTGAATTCTTTATCGTGAAGAATGCCGTTTAACAGGGGTTCTTTAGCAAAATAGGGATTCGGGAGATAGAGCGAAAGTAGCTCTTTCAGTTTATTATCTTTGAGCGCCGGGCCGCATATCGAAAGATGTGCTTTCTCCTGGTTGATTCCGCACTCTTTGATACAATTTAATAAAAAGTACACGATGTCAGTCATCGCTTTGTAACTAAACGTGTTAAATAGCTGAATGCCGGAGTCCCGGATAAATAACAGATCAAAATAATTGTCCTGAATGTCTAGGAAGATTTGCTCCGTGTCTCGTAGTGCTTTGGCCATGGCACCTAGTATAAAAGGGTATGCCCCGTTCACGATTTGAACCACGGAAAAATGTTCCCGTACAAAATCATGAAACGATGAAATAACCGTCTCCACGAGATAGGCTTCTATCCCCTCTATGTGGTGGTAGAGGATCGTGTCATCCGGTGCTACTTCTTGGTTGACCGTGTAAAGGGTGGCAATATTGGCCTTGTCGAAAAAGGCTCCCGGAACCAGTAGTTTTTCCTTGAAACACGGCATGATATATACTTTCTTGAAACGAAGGTTCAAGATCGCATCATTCACCACGTAATTTTTTAACCTGTCCACGGCGGCCTCTCTGGAATCCGCTGCATAGGGTTCGTGTACAAACACGACTAGCTTTTCCGTTTCATCATGCACGCAAAATGAAAATCCATCCGTTGCATAACGGATGGATAATATCGATTTCTTAGATGATTCGTAAGTAAAATTGGAGTCAACAAAATAAATGCTCTGCATGTATTTATTCGTTTACGAACCGGAAATTACTCCCAGTTACCCACGTTATTGTTTGCCTCTTGTACGCTACCCACTTTTAATCCCGGGTATTTGTTTAATCTTATTCTTTCACCGTTTTCCTCCAAAATGGCATCTTCGTATTCATCAAACAAGTCTTCAAAAATGACCATGTTTGAAATACGAGCCTCGAAAACAGGTACTTCAATACCGGAATCCGTCCAGATCATGTTAGTCCCCATCAAGAATTCATGTTTCTTTTTAGTAAAAGGAACATACCGAAGATCATCAATCGGATAGTTCTCCCCGAATAATTGTCCCAATGCGGCAACTCTGATCGTGTCACGGATAATCAACCCTTTTTTCAGAGCCTCTTGTTCCGTCATACCTTCTTCAAGTTGATCATCAGTAAGTTCTCCGATAGAACGTACGGTTTTCAATGAATCGTATTTCACGAAATTGATTAATGAATCGAAACTACTGGTGTATGTTCCATGAATACTCTTGAAAGCATCTTGAGCTGTTCTGATATCTTTCAGTTTTTGGATAACCCTATCATATCTCTGTTTTTTCAACTTCTGAAATTGAATAGGATTCTGCACGCTTTGGT
The window above is part of the Butyricimonas paravirosa genome. Proteins encoded here:
- a CDS encoding response regulator transcription factor → MDKQRMLVVDDEEDLREILKFNLESEGYLVDTAPSAEEALKMLTEEYDLILLDVMMGGMSGFKMAEKLRKDLHNSTPIIFLTAKDTENDMLTGFNIGGDDYISKPFSIKEVSARVKAVLKRAGSLNAANKKQVIDIGEMHIDLSTKCVSIHDRLIPITKKEFEILNMLAQSPGKIFSREDILNKVWSDDSYVLERTVDVHITRLRKKLGEQGKHIANRSGYGYCVEL
- a CDS encoding phosphate signaling complex PhoU family protein; this encodes MTTIREKYLEKIKEDFEVLSTIVLQQMELVITATHDNKDGKLYTKIEHNEVIIDGLEVKIRDEVINSIVLYCPRASDCRKIMSYHDMTAYLERIGDLLLNIADFLREVELQGSLYASFHPTILLQLETVKKMTQNAIFAFTCEDENLAKEIIRTDDLVDNNHKEIIHGIPLHFVGKTIKDQDMLDALSLSGMSYNIERIGDNATNIAEAAIYLMEGKNAKHIHNN
- the pstB gene encoding phosphate ABC transporter ATP-binding protein PstB, encoding MVITNPILQLKKVSISYTPGKNAVEEVSADIAEKKITAIMGPSGCGKSTLLRAINRMHELYPDIKTTGEILLNGKNILKTNPMEVRRMAGMVFQRPNPFPTMSIYDNVIAGYKLNGISLPKQEKDQLVEESLKNVGLWDEVKDSLFKKGTFLSGGQQQRLCIARALSLKPKVLLMDEPTSALDPIATNRIEELLLDLKNEFTILIVTHNMSQAARISDYSMFMYLGHLIEYDETQKMFTNPSDKRTEEYLTGQFG
- the pstA gene encoding phosphate ABC transporter permease PstA, whose protein sequence is MSSLRYRTIKNKVFFYTTCFLASLTVIPLFAIIWELIKKGYKQINWNFFTESAPSTLDAMLARGTGDIIPGGIANGITGTLLMVVLAAIIAIPIGIMVGIHLSEHPKTKFSNITRFLTDLIQGSPSIVIGIIAYAWVVKPLGSYSALAGSVALSIMMLPLIVRSTEETLKMLPGSLKEAGLALGASYTSVILKVLLPAAFGGLFTGILLAISRVMGETAPLMLTALGSTAINWDVLKPTSAVPLLIWEFYNDPNLIDMIWSSSLFLLMLILTLNIIAKQIAKKWRVQ
- the pstC gene encoding phosphate ABC transporter permease subunit PstC, producing MRDLIFKRLLSICCILILLISAGMIYSLVSGSIPALSHYGFFQFIGSTEWDPHPDRETYGALSFIVGTLLTSFLALIFCIPFSLPVALFTGEFFRGKKIATFISSIIDLLAGIPSIVYGLWGFYTFRPIIIEMGVNSQGFGVLTSSIILAIMIIPYASSLSGEFISMVPNELKEAAYSLGATRYEVIRTVTFPSAGSGVFASYILALGRALGETMAVTMLIGNTNNLPTSLADTGNTMASIIANQFGEADGLKLSSLIAIGLLLFLITAIINLVAKLIIKKLN
- the pstS gene encoding phosphate ABC transporter substrate-binding protein PstS, which produces MKNLLILILAIAIASCGNSKKNKESESKKMNIAAAGATFPLPFYNLAFKTYQEKTGNAVTYGGIGSGGGIRSLKDKIVDFGGSDAYLSDAEMQEMPYATVHIPTCMGAVVMAYNLPEVKELKLSGEVVADIYLGKITKWNDAKIQELNPGVTLPDKELTPVYRSDGSGTTFVFSDYLTKVSNDWKENVGTGKSLKWPAGLAAKGNPGVAGTISQTPGAIGYVGSEYAFSLNIPMAQMKNSSGNFITPNTESISAAAKGEMPADTRTMITNSSAPDAYPISCFTWIILYKEQAYANRTLAQAQATVKLLDWMLSPEAQALTTKVHYSPLPQSAVANAKTLLNSISFEGKKVLN
- a CDS encoding porin — encoded protein: MKRILISVVLAAICLSSFGQKQEEKKKFQIKGQPIVTVFANYHAGIGNANKESGFALDRAYLGYQFSLTEKLSGKVVFDMGSTKVSGSDLERVAYIKNAMLSWKTGNFTLDFGLIGLEQFNVQEKFWGYRYIMKSFQDEYKFGSSADMGILGKYKFTKWLSADITISNGEGYKKLNGDNKYRYAVGATILPVKNLTLRAYYDLASKNIEGDETKDQQNLAFFAGYKHELFSIGAEYNQMYNTKFKEDNDQSGFSVYSTIKLEDQFNLFGRYDNLGSKDDWSSADGQRILVGVQYAPIKQLKIAPNFSTWNPRDGKSSSFVYLNIEFKL
- a CDS encoding RsmD family RNA methyltransferase → MRIISGTHKGKIITPDKNFKARPTTDFAKENLFNVLNNYIDIEDASVLDLFAGTGSISYEFASRGAGKIVSIELNYNHYAFIKKTAVQLGFKNMTIFKTDVFIACKKLNGTTFDIIFADPPYNLEKINEIPAAIFNNDLLAPDGIAIIEHPSTVDFSSEPNFFEHRRYGSVNFSIFKRQ
- a CDS encoding DUF3822 family protein; the protein is MQSIYFVDSNFTYESSKKSILSIRYATDGFSFCVHDETEKLVVFVHEPYAADSREAAVDRLKNYVVNDAILNLRFKKVYIMPCFKEKLLVPGAFFDKANIATLYTVNQEVAPDDTILYHHIEGIEAYLVETVISSFHDFVREHFSVVQIVNGAYPFILGAMAKALRDTEQIFLDIQDNYFDLLFIRDSGIQLFNTFSYKAMTDIVYFLLNCIKECGINQEKAHLSICGPALKDNKLKELLSLYLPNPYFAKEPLLNGILHDKEFNSSHFTHLLNLHRCGL